The genomic interval tctgtccacctctcactgtttttcctcctcctcctcctcctccttcccccctcTCATCCACAGCTTCAAATCTCCCTTGGGTGGGCCCCCGCTCCCTCAGGCTCACAGCAATCAAAACACCGAAGGCTAACTCTCCCACCACTTTCCTGTTCCTCACTAATTTCATGTCGCTACAGTCCACTCTCTGATTCCAGATGTGTACGCAGAGATATTATTTTAAGATTTTGAGATGAGATCCAATAATtatgtaggtgtgtgtctgtttgcacaaaTAGGGTGTGTGTCATATGATAACTTCACTGAGGATGACATCATAGAAGGAGCAAGGCCCTGATTCTCAGAAAATAAGGAGCTCCACAGCGCTACCCAGTGGCTTTGAAAATACACTACAGCATTCATACACAGCACATGATACTGCTCCCATTGTCAGAGCTGGGGCGAGTATTTAGATCCTGAAATACTTAAATAAAAAGACTTAAACTACagttaagtaaaagtaataatGCCTCAGTATAAAAGAGGCCACCAAATCACTCTTGCACTAAAGTCTGCAGGCTCACAGTCCTGGAGCCCCACACCATCTGAGGGGTCTCAGAGGACTTTGCTTCCAATGGTGGGTTCAGGGGTAAACCGGCGTTCAAAGCAGCCCTGCCTCTGCCCGATTAGCCTTGTGAGCAGTGGGTTTATACCTCCATGAAAGAAGGTGCCACTCAGGGCTCAGTGGGGGGCTGTGATTGATTGATGCTTGACATCAACTTAGGCTGTCCAGATGGTAGTGTCTGTCCTATGGTAGTGTCTGATGGCATCAGCTCTATATTGGCCATCttttaaaacagatttaataCAGCACATCATAAACAGTAGCTGGTTCAAATGTAAAACTAAAGAGGAGTATCCCAAGATTTAACCAAGTCTCTCCATTAAAGCAGTATCTTCACTTTTATGGGTCCTAAACTTCTTGGTGCTAATCCAAAAGTACATGTTAATCATCACATGAGGATTCCAGCTTTCATATTGCTCAGAAGTTTTATGTGTGAGTCTAAAAGTTGGCACAGGTCGCCCTCTTGTGGTCAGAAAGCCTCAGTGCATACACACTTCATTTCTTCCCATTTTTACACTGAATGAAAGTCCTTATCCGCGGTATCTCAACAACCCCATCATGTGAGAAAGCCTCATTTCCCCGTGTGTTTTTCCGCTCAGCTGTTCACGCCTACTAATGGGGACAGCACCCAAAGGCCAGCGCATGACAGCACAAGACCCTGCCGTCATCGTGAGATCAGACTGCAGCCATGCTGTGTAGGAGAGACTTTAAAGCAGGGTCTAAAACACTGTAGTCATGTGACATTTCCACAGAATCCTTCTGCTTAATTAAGATTTTGAATTTATGATGCTCATAAAATATTATGGTCAAGATATGAGCTTTGTACTCGATCGTGATAATCAAGTATAAGAGACCTTAAGGACTTTTGGCACAACTGCAAAGCTTTCAGAATGAATTCATCAAACTGTATGCACCTTTAACACAATGCACCTTGAACTCAAATGTGTTAAGAATAACACCAATATCAGACTGGAGTGACACACAAAAATTTCTTTATTGATGCACATAATATACTAGAACTGTCAGTGCAAAGTGACTTATTTCCCATCTGCTTAAAGAAAGCATCaaatatgtttcatgttgtttgtgctgctttaagCTGGTTTCCAGCACAATGATGAAGCCGAGTGCTGGATGAAGTTGTTTTGAAACAGTTAACAGTACAGTGAAGTCAAGTTTAACAAAACACCATCTTACTTATCTCTAGTTATATCTCATCGTACtgatatttttgatatttttggcCCAGATTTTTAGATATTCATCTCCAAGACTTCCACCCCAACAGGTTGTTCGCAGTCACGctaaattcagatggaggacaggagggagacaggaggacaggagagaaaggtataaacagaaaatcagaacatatgcTGGATGTGACCCTTAGGTTATGAAGACGAGTCAttgttcaactgaactgaaagatcTGAGTGACGTGAGGTCAGCTGCAAACAACCTGTACAACAGCGGTGGAAGAGTTTCCATTGGTGTtacattgaaaatgaaatttaagaCATTCAGCAGTAGCACATATTTATCGACACAACGCACCCATTACCTTGTATGATCCAGAGACAAGTGAACAGTTTTGATTGGGTGTCCTGATGAAGGAGTCCCACTGAAGAGAGACGAGCTGCTGTTGAAGttttttgaatgcacagaggaacacaaacacagttccATCTTCCTCTTTTGTATTAGAGTGGGAAAATAAATCTCAGAgacaaatatgtaaaaaatctgggcaAGAAAAAGCCCAAACCATCCACATGGTGGGATATCACCAGAGTCTTTGGCCTCTTCTGAGATACACTTGGTGTTAAGGTAAGACACATTAGACTGACATGATGACGCATGTTCTCCTTCAGTTTGCTTGTACTTTTTATATTATGTTaccttcatttgttttccttttctaaaCTACTTTTCTGTCCTTTGTCACCTTCTCTCACGCTGAATGTTTCAGCTGATTACCTGATTTTGTTCACCTGCCTGTCCAGCTGCATGTAAAGTTCAAGTGTGACTGAACCCACTTTACCTGTTTCTGGGTTTGTGTCAACACCTCTTTCCAGACATTTATCCATTGATAATTCGACTACAATACTGTGGTCagctatttttcttttaaaacatcaacatttttgaGGTATACGAAGCAGAATCCCATAACAATACAATCGTCTTAGCCTTGTCgtgatagaaaaaaagaaaccataaAACTCTTTTGGGTCattcatataaaaataaaacaggaacttGAGACTTGAAGTTACTGCTTCTTGAAAATCCTCTGAGCGTCCACTCCCTCATAGCTGTAACTCTGCAGGGGAAAAGACAGGTGTGCTGGGTTATGGAGATGTTGactgaaaccaaacaaatgaaCATATTGAACATTATTGTTGAAATTCATCTGGACCTGCACTGACCTGCACAAGCTCTCCATCCACCAGACCTTTAGTGACTGTCAGGCTCTTGTTGTTGTCTTTCCTGGTGAATTTACCTTTCAGCATCTCACCCTCCGCCTCCCACGCACCCTGGTTGAAAATATACAATTTTTGGTAGAAGCTCTTCTCACATTTGTGTATATTTGCCAGGTTTCATTGGCAGTATGGGTTTTTCCATGTTCATTTGACCATCAttccagcagctacagcacagaTCCAGGGTAGAGTAATATTCACTGGAGCTTTCCATTGCTTTCAGCATTGGCTTTAGTTGGCTTGGTTTGGTTAGGTTTGAGGAATCCATCAGTCTTAAAAATAAACCATATTTTCCTAAAGCAAACCATTTCCTGCTGCATTGAAATCATGAAGCAGCACCTGTACCAGCTGCTGTTGGTTTAATAAGCCACTTCAGCGCACTCACTGAGACTTCAGTGCCATCAGCCAGGGTGTAGTCGAACACGATGCCCAGGGTGAAGTTAATCTCTATGCTGCGGAAGTTGCTGGACTCCTTGATATGAAACTTGTCCCCGTTCTGCTCGATGGTGATCTTCAGGTTGTCGTGCTCGCCCAGCTTGCGTTTCAGGATATTGACGCCTTAATtgtggagcagaaaaaagaTCTTAtcttagctgctgctgtttgtatgtttggTACCATAAACACCTCAAAGTTACCAACACCTCACTGCAGTATGTAGTACTCATGCAGCAAAGTCAAACTATCAGGAACAACATGACACACATTGCCCTCATAAACTTGATTATAAGGCCAGACGTGGTGCAAAAAAATGTTGTAACACAGCCTTCAGTGTGATCGATACACACTCACCCATTGCTTCCATGAACTTGTCATAGTTGACGTTGCGGTTGACCTTCCAGGTTCCGTTGAATGTCATGGCTGCAGGCTTGCTGGGTAGAAGGCAGCTGGCGATGAAGCACAAGCAGACCGTGGGATTGTAAATGCCCATTGACATCCATTTATATACacccctcccttctctctgccAACCCCCGCACTGCCACCCTACACTCCCTGACCTGACATGGAGGCTGCTCTTTATTTCACTGACTACCTGTCTGCTGATTTCAATACTGTGTCAAATGTCAGGCACTTGCTGCAGAGGATACACTCCTAAATAATGTTTGTGATTGTGATATTAATACCATTGCAACCTGAGCTCTGCTTGCaagctttttctggagctttcgtccatatcacatgatcttcaccAGTAGAAAGAGTTTGCTCATTTGTCAGGGAGATGGATCTGTTGATGTGCAAGCTCAGAAGCTATTACAATTTCATCCATAGCACCAATTTACATCTTTTAAAGACTAAATGTAAAGCTGAAGACAGCAGCTgaatagcttagcttagcacgaaggctggaaacagggagaaacattagcctggctctgtccaaagccaATCAAATCCACATGACAGCACCTCTGAAAGCTCATTATATCGTGTTTGTTTATCTCATACAGTAAGATGATGTTTAAAAATGGCAATTGGCCATTTGACAAGGGTTAtttgttggactgttccttccttttgtgacatttcagcagAGTCATTCCAGCTATTTCACCTGTTTCCAGaatttgtgctaagctaagctaagataacaaCAAGTTCTGGTTCTAAGGTTCTGTTGATTGTAATGAAATGGGATAAAGGATGTTA from Chaetodon auriga isolate fChaAug3 chromosome 24, fChaAug3.hap1, whole genome shotgun sequence carries:
- the LOC143317178 gene encoding fatty acid-binding protein, intestinal-like, translating into MTFNGTWKVNRNVNYDKFMEAMGVNILKRKLGEHDNLKITIEQNGDKFHIKESSNFRSIEINFTLGIVFDYTLADGTEVSGAWEAEGEMLKGKFTRKDNNKSLTVTKGLVDGELVQSYSYEGVDAQRIFKKQ